From a region of the Babylonia areolata isolate BAREFJ2019XMU chromosome 21, ASM4173473v1, whole genome shotgun sequence genome:
- the LOC143296466 gene encoding uncharacterized protein LOC143296466: MPAWLSLPACQWVLRVIGSGFRLPWLSSKAPLTLSPPPFPPPTGRLSPLSPAGRNHFFPPQGSHRRSPSSAPGFFGRIFVVPKASRGWRPVLDLSLLNEYLQYKPFCMETPASIRDSIRQGDWAVSIDLTDAYFHILVHPRDRKWLRFSWDGKSFQFRALPFGLAPAPWVFTRVVRELCLALRSKGIRLRVYLDDWLILDESRALCQHHLNLVRNQCQSLGFHMNAEKSELEPSQQFEFLCMVIDSVSMTIRPATPRLHRLHSLLSQLSQATPASARELASLPGFMESLAALVPLGRLHKRPFQRHFQDRWSQSSQAWDTRIPLGTWFSQSTQRWMDMQWLKAGVPISNPAPDAELYTDASNMGWVPTWTTTQPRGLGTHNSSRGTSTDWSWRQSSWPSSTSSPTCRTGRSCHAQTTRR, translated from the coding sequence atgccagcgtggctATCCCTCCCAGCATGCCAGTGGGTCCTCCGGGTGATAGGGTCGGGGTTTCGCCTACCTTGGCTCTCCTCCAAAgcacctctcaccctctctcctcctcccttccccccccccacagggcGACTCAGCCCGCTCAGCCCTGCGGGACGAAATCATTTCTTTCCTCCACAAGGAAGCCATAGAAGAAGCCCCTCCTCTGCACCAGGCTTCTTCGGCCGCATCTTCGTCGTCCCCAAAGCCTCCCGCGGATGGCGGCCGGTCCTAGACCTTTCCCTTCTAAACGAGTACCTCCAGTACAAACCATTCTGCATGGAAACACCCGCATCAATCAGGGACTCCATCAGGCAaggcgactgggcagtctccatagacctcacaGACGCATATTTCCATATCTTGGTTCACCCCAGGGACCGCAAATGGCTACGCTTCTCATGGGATGGCAAGTCCTTCCAATTCAGAGCACTTCCATTTGGCCTTGCGCCAGCCCCCTGGGTCTTCaccagggtggtcagggaactatgcctagctctcaggagcaagggcatacgcctAAGGGTCTATctagacgactggttgatccttGACGAGAGCAGAGCCCTCTGCCAGCACCACCTGAACCTTGTCAGGAACCAGTGCCAATCGCTGGGCTTTCACATGAATGCAGAAAAATCGGAACTGGAGCCCTCTCAGCAGTTCGAATTCCTGTGTATGGTGATCGACTCGGTATCAATGACCATACGTCCGGCCACGCCCcgcctccacaggctacacagtCTCCTGTCTCAGCTATCACAGGCAACCCCGGCGTCTGCCAGGGAACTTGCCTCTCTGCCAGGCTTCATGGAGTCCCTCGCTGCACTAGTTCCACTAGGGAgactacacaaacgcccatttcagcgtcacttccaggacaggtggtcccagtcttcacagGCATGGGACACCCGTATACCTCTgggcacatggttctcacagtcgacccaacgctggatggacatgcaatggctcaagGCCGGGGTTCCAATCTCGAACCCAGCACCGGATGCAGAATtgtacacagatgcctccaacatgggcTGGGTGCCCACATGGACAACCACACAGCCTCGGGGACTTGGAACCCACAACAGCAGTCGTGGCACATCAACAGACTGGAGCTGGAGGCAGTCTTCCTggccctccagcacttcctcccccacgtgTCGCACAGGTCGATCATGCCATGCACAGACAAcacgacggtag